A genomic segment from Aspergillus chevalieri M1 DNA, chromosome 7, nearly complete sequence encodes:
- the gtb3 gene encoding glycosyltransferase family 4 protein (COG:M;~EggNog:ENOG410PKT7;~PFAM:PF00534,PF13692;~TransMembrane:13 (i485-505o525-549i561-583o595-616i628-645o651-672i815-836o848-866i908-929o935-952i964-981o993-1011i1329-1347o)) — protein MATHTHWRLNSDVKRDLVDIPAWDTLRAYFPSLDAVLKSVGSQVEAMDDQSITVRDPSNWSMVMSSHDSPLSVSFTEQSYDSCGCVPLGIDVAPAVSAEILQSQLHLKSLGLLDLVSSSKVQGVGMLFRQFCDHWAVNSGLMKSIQELSELAVDGSLRINLGMDSGFRKDTYSRFWAVYQIDSTGIEIFISKDAPDFEGTVLHTFLSAKGYSRQICFEAETALGNWLDNLVGNTGLPRRIVQDIDALSPEERLLLLQHLTVTYSTDRISEAVCSYTRRQLVDAPSFAQLKELNAIGFLDGSISPEILVRTRVNWYKEQHCQYPSTSTCLALFNEVDVTFARILAERREQDLAHITSSLCDMIKEHHIDAYVDITALSLFCAARKCAFDEIYTEVTDRNPLFGIQNDQAAAFAEAFALGSRCKAYFDITPSAFGKLLSDRFRCQYSKRELPDWVNGAPQVATAYAGAQTDVDHVDWVRPMSPYQRFTFLSAFAVPALIDILLLTIIGRGLYLSTFMTYDQQQSATLAVMISLLLSGAIGAWIACGGPYYLVSMAFAAANMFILTRLIAGVSFTIATGLIAFIAISAGRGAAAGIIFYLYLVALTTYFSVFASLASFSYPKSSFLSGRKIIFYCVPILFISPIVTTFTGHDVAIYLTVLYAFLGCLLLGLRTVASKWVTWYQRIRRTDDTEIRKWYISTYKNNDEKSLDNLSDPAVLKLAREKLLEDVFAERKRRSSSEAKTSGLVFELARDWESTNFLLDWYCRYADVPRPVPFSSSWNIQTNVALDTLRSSQKGLRLHNAFIHWRQSGKEIGCGVLYFVIALLDKWVELLTGGHLVGLSASLRNTSRMAIGFGLAYYLVGAVLIDIKAQDLEDLLAKQTPLEVRTAQDARISQKRYIRFKRAVYWRTLFKFLMWHTWSLAISTALVWTFQDSLEATIMFLMYVLAYTGLLWYQYTKIFSGPHALKPLLVGVIVGLPIGIALKQCLPSFQYPQVTGLAAATWTVALLSLFTAKLGMPRKIDSLEKPGVTFHAYTTPWDDPEWSQEELHALWQKSLQISPYSRLKLAPKAHPGFEVKDIMTSRIEKPKIEEAFPNADELVRVAIDGWEEGMISIELVPSGSLGPGIRALSCHTANQLELVISVGRALKKHVDVHANCQIIAETLLHAVSEAFMGMSHEHAVLTGSLVTDGMTETTRQQLHEESNTATIMRWARKELLRQLCLGLDCDTQWEQLPKQIRIMLLDRCLGRPGRLSIDQADWLQETLCVSDAKTLDVHVARCNLGVATVARILSYPHHGTGGTLIREPELAAYIPRPPLTCARIARLLKTPFSFFYHALGSLSKFVVVALVADAEFQRELDHVMKHHTAIYRVPAKLILNLIWCYSKIVQDTFMVFFLFHGRDNVKRLWDETKGLTIGIKKTSASVQGLDGTFTAFWHAGEDERFKVYYYAGEHKTEPDDSTLLRYVCTYSSDLLLHIRQELSYGQLVNEYHYDYYTPTRTSRLKKNFTARIPLSRRCVQGEHASQRVQYNRNGLISSGSYMRNGSLVRFQYRYRKNPHFGDELLRAEYSFPHSNCSISWCAPPLRRSEKVDRWIPHAKVTRATIVQGSDVYESRWLYDHKFNPAIFTTLNGENVKTPAFIEYDHLGILTKPTHTSFVRDNPLLYCDSLTTNIVQRFLGLTTRRFPVSTSRARSLMWKAWKDHVDFDGVTVRWMDDRLLRRDRTLAPYWRRRDHGELASAETYLKQHADTIMASADLNDNVSSWTSLAVKISDLFNFGPGGDAVINTRTKDFGSDTENTLHVMAADTGTWPNEGGGVSACRRDMVNHLRTVKWHMICESANDFGIPKHQTEHNIQSLKIIPLWGLDFLTPTHGLLRNKLDSEVDDVTSANELDIKQNFVPILATLVKSSRTINLTRADIRQSTRALVNLNTYFQGSRHWTQVWNSDIVKKSWNELWLSQTMPNTVPSSSWFQTELPTLASLDVALGLWYRYLFIFSIPVPEKVPDVFQASHHSVSASYGVICKMKRSCTLQIWDHAISWREVNISLSSALSKLPPFVRNALLGLMRITSVLTLHHADIITPCTDFFNPDWEVEIGTAQGTIQHRNIFRRKVDPVINGIINMQKFAPVKEIKAQHPTVTMLSHVWYAKDIKTALLAADIIINHWHFTDYNLDIYGAIDRSPMYTTECQEIIASKGLRGKVTLRGTADPLDVLERTWLFLNSSLSEGLPLALGEAALTGAPVVCTDVGASLRVLSDPDDSSRYSAVVAPNDALALARAQISMLAMLGEWSQYADDPDDTSAPVLTSSPSREDVEAITRRMYEKTPQRRKLGMMTRAIVQKSFSGERCLREHEQMLWIGKAMKVMRSRGESEVSGEWDSGGVGESFGPFSPMSSGNIR, from the coding sequence ATGGCGACGCACACTCATTGGCGTCTGAACTCCGACGTCAAACGGGACTTGGTCGACATACCTGCATGGGATACTCTGCGGGCATACTTTCCAAGTCTCGACGCTGTACTTAAATCCGTTGGCTCGCAGGTAGAGGCTATGGATGATCAGTCAATAACCGTTCGTGATCCGTCAAATTGGTCAATGGTTATGAGTTCTCACGACAGCCCATTATCTGTGTCGTTCACAGAACAGAGCTATGATTCATGCGGCTGTGTTCCATTGGGAATCGATGTGGCGCCTGCTGTCTCCGCTGAAATTTTGCAATCCCAGCTACATCTCAAGTCCCTGGGCCTCCTGGATTTAGTTTCCAGTTCCAAAGTTCAGGGCGTCGGTATGCTTTTTCGGCAATTCTGTGATCATTGGGCTGTCAACAGTGGACTTATGAAATCTATTCAAGAGCTATCTGAGCTTGCAGTCGATGGTTCGCTGCGCATAAATCTCGGGATGGACTCTGGGTTCCGCAAGGACACTTATTCTCGTTTTTGGGCTGTCTACCAAATTGATTCGACAGGAATCGAAATTTTCATCTCGAAAGATGCTCCGGATTTTGAAGGCACTGTGCTACATACATTTCTATCTGCGAAAGGCTACTCTCGCCAAATTTGCTTTGAAGCCGAAACTGCGCTCGGAAACTGGTTGGACAACCTCGTTGGCAATACAGGCCTTCCACGGCGAATTGTGCAGGATATTGACGCTCTTAGCCCAGAGGAACGACTTCTTCTACTCCAACACCTCACGGTAACGTATTCAACAGACAGAATATCTGAAGCCGTCTGTTCATACACTCGGAGACAACTTGTCGACGCCCCATCTTTTGCCCAGCTGAAGGAGCTCAACGCAATTGGCTTTCTTGATGGCTCTATTTCTCCTGAAATTTTGGTACGCACGCGGGTAAACTGGTACAAAGAGCAGCATTGCCAGTATCCCTCAACTTCGACATGCCTTGCTTTATTTAATGAAGTCGATGTCACCTTCGCTCGAATATTGGCTGAACGGCGGGAACAGGACCTCGCTCATATCACCAGCTCCTTGTGTGATATGATCAAAGAGCATCACATTGATGCGTACGTTGACATTACAGCGCTTTCATTGTTTTGTGCTGCAAGGAAATGTGCATTTGATGAAATCTATACGGAGGTAACAGATCGGAACCCTCTTTTCGGAATTCAAAACGATCAGGCCGCCGCCTTTGCTGAGGCATTTGCCCTTGGGTCGCGTTGCAAAGCCTACTTCGATATCACTCCCAGTGCTTTCGGAAAGTTGTTATCAGACCGTTTTAGGTGCCAATATTCTAAACGTGAGCTTCCCGACTGGGTCAATGGCGCTCCGCAGGTAGCTACTGCGTACGCTGGGGCCCAGACAGATGTGGATCACGTTGACTGGGTCAGACCAATGTCCCCGTATCAGCGCTTTACGTTTCTCAGTGCATTTGCCGTTCCCGCCTTGATTGACATCCTGCTACTCACCATCATCGGTCGAGGATTGTATCTCTCCACGTTCATGACGTACGATCAGCAACAGAGTGCAACACTTGCAGTGATGATATCACTTTTGCTATCAGGTGCAATTGGAGCATGGATTGCGTGCGGCGGTCCGTACTATCTCGTCTCTATGGCCTTTGCTGCGGCGAATATGTTCATACTGACCCGACTTATTGCTGGTGTTTCCTTCACAATTGCAACTGGCCTCATCGCATTTattgccatatctgctgggAGAGGCGCCGCTGCTGGGATAATTTTTTACCTCTACCTAGTTGCACTGACAACTTATTTCTCGGTTTTTGCTTCCCTTGCCAGCTTCAGTTATCCCAAGTCGTCATTTTTATCTGGGCGCAAGATTATCTTCTACTGTGTTCCAATACTTTTCATCAGTCCGATTGTCACTACATTTACGGGCCATGATGTCGCTATTTATCTGACTGTTCTCTATGCCTTTCTTGGCTGCCTGCTACTCGGCCTTCGGACAGTCGCTTCAAAATGGGTTACCTGGTACCAGAGGATTCGCAGAACCGACGACACTGAGATCCGAAAGTGGTATATTTCGACCTACAAAAACAACGACGAGAAATCACTTGATAATCTAAGTGATCCGGCTGTTCTTAAGCTAGCAAGAGAAAAGTTGCTTGAGGATGTCTTTGCCGAAAGAAAACGGAGATCATCGTCTGAAGCCAAAACCAGTGGCCTCGTCTTCGAACTTGCGAGAGATTGGGAATCGACCAATTTCCTGCTCGACTGGTATTGCAGATATGCCGATGTTCCGCGGCCTGTTCCTTTCAGTTCATCCTGGAATATTCAGACCAACGTTGCACTGGATACACTGCGCAGCTCCCAGAAAGGTCTCCGTCTGCATAATGCCTTCATCCATTGGCGTCAATCAGGTAAGGAGATTGGATGTGGAGTCCTATACTTCGTGATAGCGCTACTTGATAAATGGGTGGAGCTTCTTACTGGAGGTCACCTTGTCGGACTCTCGGCTTCGCTGAGGAATACATCACGCATGGCGATCGGATTTGGTCTGGCTTATTATCTGGTTGGCGCTGTTCTGATCGACATCAAAGCCCAGGACCTGGAGGATCTTCTTGCAAAGCAGACGCCCCTGGAAGTCAGGACCGCTCAAGACGCACGCATTTCTCAAAAGCGCTATATCAGGTTCAAGAGAGCGGTGTACTGGAGAACGCTATTCAAATTTCTCATGTGGCATACCTGGAGTCTCGCTATTTCGACAGCCCTTGTCTGGACTTTTCAGGATTCTCTGGAGGCAACGATTATGTTTCTGATGTATGTGCTCGCGTATACCGGCCTGCTCTGGTATCAGTACACCAAGATATTTTCTGGTCCTCATGCTCTAAAGCCGCTTCTAGTCGGTGTTATCGTGGGCTTGCCCATCGGTATTGCATTGAAGCAATGTCTGCCTTCATTCCAATATCCTCAGGTAACCGGACTTGCAGCCGCGACTTGGACCGTTGCGCTTCTTTCGCTATTCACGGCAAAGTTAGGGATGCCCAGGAAAATAGACTCACTCGAAAAACCCGGCGTGACCTTTCATGCGTACACTACACCTTGGGATGATCCTGAATGGTCGCAAGAGGAGCTACATGCCCTTTGGCAAAAGTCATTGCAGATCTCGCCCTACTCTCGCCTGAAGCTAGCGCCCAAAGCCCATCCTGGATTTGAGGTGAAGGATATCATGACCTCCCGCATAGAAAAGCCAAAGATAGAGGAAGCATTCCCAAACGCCGACGAACTCGTGAGAGTGGCCATCGATGGATGGGAGGAAGGCATGATCAGTATTGAACTAGTCCCTTCAGGATCACTTGGACCTGGTATCCGAGCTCTCAGTTGCCATACCGCAAACCAGCTGGAGCTTGTTATTAGCGTTGGGCGAGCACTGAAGAAGCATGTTGATGTCCATGCAAACTGTCAAATAATTGCTGAGACCCTGCTACATGCAGTTTCAGAAGCATTCATGGGAATGTCACATGAGCATGCAGTTCTCACCGGATCGCTCGTTACGGATGGAATGACAGAAACAACGAGGCAGCAACTTCATGAGGAATCCAATACAGCAACTATCATGCGCTGGGCTAGGAAGGAGTTACTGCGGCAACTGTGTCTGGGGCTTGACTGTGATACTCAGTGGGAGCAGTTACCCAAACAGATCCGAATCATGTTGTTAGACCGTTGTCTGGGCCGGCCAGGTCGTTTGTCAATTGACCAGGCAGACTGGCTTCAGGAGACACTGTGCGTTTCCGACGCCAAAACTCTTGATGTGCATGTCGCTCGCTGCAACCTTGGTGTAGCCACTGTCGCCAGGATACTAAGTTATCCACACCATGGAACTGGCGGAACCTTGATCAGGGAACCAGAGCTCGCCGCATACATTCCGCGTCCTCCACTCACATGTGCTAGAATTGCTCGTCTGCTGAAAACCCCATTCAGCTTTTTCTATCACGCTCTCGGCTCCCTCAGTAAATTTGTTGTTGTCGCCCTTGTCGCCGATGCGGAGTTCCAGCGTGAATTGGACCATGTCATGAAGCACCACACAGCAATTTACCGCGTTCCTGCCAAGCTTATATTGAACTTGATTTGGTGCTACTCCAAGATTGTGCAAGACACCTTCATGGTCTTCTTTTTGTTCCATGGTCGTGACAATGTCAAGCGCCTTTGGGATGAGACGAAGGGATTAACAATCGGAATCAAAAAAACCAGTGCCTCCGTCCAAGGCCTTGACGGAACATTCACTGCTTTCTGGCATGCCGGGGAAGATGAACGCTTCAAAGTCTACTACTATGCGGGAGAGCATAAGACAGAACCGGACGACTCAACGCTCCTGAGATACGTTTGTACATACTCCAGCGACCTCCTTCTCCATATCAGACAGGAGCTGAGCTATGGTCAATTGGTCAATGAATACCACTACGACTATTACACACCAACAAGAACCTCAAGATTAAAGAAGAACTTTACAGCGAGAATTCCATTGTCCCGACGCTGCGTGCAAGGAGAACATGCGTCACAACGTGTCCAATACAACCGCAACGGCCTCATTAGCTCTGGATCCTACATGAGGAATGGCAGTCTTGTGCGCTTTCAATACCGTTACCGCAAGAATCCGCATTTCGGAGACGAACTACTTCGTGCCGAATATTCTTTCCCTCATTCCAATTGCTCAATTTCCTGGTGTGCACCGCCACTTCGCCGTTCAGAAAAGGTCGATCGATGGATTCCTCATGCCAAAGTCACACGGGCAACCATTGTCCAAGGCTCCGATGTCTACGAGAGTCGCTGGCTATACGATCATAAATTCAATCCGGCTATTTTCACGACGCTCAATGGAGAGAACGTCAAGACGCCAGCTTTCATTGAATATGACCATTTGGGGATACTCACCAAGCCAACACACACCAGCTTTGTACGCGACAACCCACTCCTCTATTGTGATAGTCTGACTACCAATATTGTCCAACGGTTCCTGGGCCTCACCACGAGGCGTTTTCCTGTCTCGACATCGCGCGCTCGTTCTCTGATGTGGAAGGCATGGAAAGATCATGTTGATTTTGACGGCGTGACTGTCCGCTGGATGGACGATCGATTGCTACGTCGCGATAGAACTCTCGCTCCATACTGGCGCCGTCGCGATCATGGCGAGCTTGCCTCAGCTGAGACATATCTGAAGCAGCACGCTGATACCATCATGGCCAGCGCAGATCTCAACGACAATGTATCCAGCTGGACCTCACTCGCAGTGAAAATCAGCGACTTATTCAACTTTGGTCCTGGAGGCGACGCCGTGATCAATACCAGGACCAAGGACTTTGGATCGGATACGGAAAACACACTTCATGTGATGGCTGCTGATACTGGGACTTGGCCTAATGAAGGTGGTGGTGTTTCTGCGTGCCGCCGTGATATGGTCAATCATTTACGAACGGTCAAGTGGCATATGATCTGCGAGTCGGCGAATGACTTTGGCATTCCCAAGCATCAGACCGAGCATAATATCCAGTCGTTGAAGATTATTCCTTTATGGGGACTGGACTTTCTCACGCCAACACATGGTCTTCTCAGAAACAAGTTGGATTCCGAGGTTGACGATGTGACATCTGCCAATGAGCTCGACATCAAGCAGAATTTCGTCCCGATTCTTGCAACGCTAGTGAAAAGCTCTCGTACAATCAATCTTACGAGGGCTGATATTCGGCAATCTACTCGGGCATTAGTGAATCTAAATACATATTTCCAGGGCTCTAGGCATTGGACACAAGTGTGGAACAGCGACATCGTCAAGAAAAGCTGGAACGAGCTATGGCTTTCCCAAACAATGCCCAACACCGTCCCATCCTCCTCGTGGTTCCAAACCGAGCTACCGACACTAGCGTCCCTCGACGTCGCGCTAGGACTCTGGTACAGAtacctcttcatcttctcaatCCCCGTCCCTGAAAAGGTCCCCGATGTCTTCCAAGCCTCCCACCACAGCGTAAGCGCATCATACGGCGTCATCTGCAAAATGAAGCGCAGTTGCACCCTCCAAATCTGGGACCACGCCATCAGCTGGCGCGAAGTCAACATCAGCCTCTCCTCTGCCCTCTCCAAATTGCCCCCCTTCGTCCGGAACGCCCTCCTAGGCCTCATGCGTATAACCTCCGTCCTCACCCTGCACCACGCGGACATCATAACTCCCTGCACGGACTTCTTCAATCCAGACTGGGAAGTTGAAATCGGTACCGCTCAGGGCACAATCCAACACCGCAATATCTTCCGCAGAAAGGTAGACCCCGTCATCAACGGCATTATCAACATGCAGAAGTTCGCGcccgtcaaggaaatcaaggCCCAGCATCCAACAGTCACCATGCTCTCGCACGTCTGGTACGCAAAGGATATCAAAACCGCCCTGCTAGCCGcagatatcatcatcaaccactGGCACTTCACCGACTACAACCTCGACATCTACGGCGCAATCGACAGATCCCCGATGTACACGACCGAATGTCAAGAGATCATCGCGTCAAAGGGCCTCCGCGGGAAAGTCACTCTCCGCGGCACCGCAGACCCATTGGACGTACTAGAAAGAACATGGCTCTTCCTCAACTCCTCCCTATCAGAAGGTCTCCCACTAGCACTGGGCGAGGCCGCGTTAACAGGTGCACCTGTTGTATGCACAGATGTCGGCGCCTCGCTGCGCGTCCTTAGTGACCCCGATGATTCCTCTCGCTACAGCGCCGTGGTAGCACCCAATGACGCCCTCGCGCTCGCACGAGCGCAAATTTCCATGCTCGCGATGCTTGGTGAATGGAGCCAGTATGCCGATGATCCCGACGACACATCAGCACCCGTTCTCACTTCTTCACCTTCACGCGAGGACGTCGAAGCGATTACACGGCGAATGTACGAAAAGACTCCCCAACGGAGAAAATTGGGTATGATGACGAGGGCTATTGTGCAGAAGTCATTTAGTGGTGAGCGGTGTTTAAGAGAGCACGAGCAGATGCTTTGGATTGGGAAGGCGATGAAGGTTATGAGGAGTCGGGGGGAGAGTGAGGTATCTGGGGAGTGGGATTCGGGAGGTGTCGGGGAAAGTTTTGGGCCATTTTCGCCTATGTCTTCTGGGAATATTAGGTAG
- the dapB gene encoding dipeptidyl aminopeptidase dapB (COG:O;~EggNog:ENOG410PGX8;~InterPro:IPR001375,IPR038554,IPR029058,IPR002469;~MEROPS:MER0000405;~PFAM:PF00930,PF00326;~TransMembrane:1 (i88-109o);~go_function: GO:0008236 - serine-type peptidase activity [Evidence IEA];~go_process: GO:0006508 - proteolysis [Evidence IEA]), protein MGKPSAEGDHSFLSSSHRRSTSITSDTSDSDLSIDTPTSHKIHPTPQDPTPMIEGEPYRDLEDGESQADDPFLGTRKKSTSSSRTRRVVWILGLLCVGGWVLAFVLFMVQRGPNYQAAMEALETPDSKSATGFTDSGKPITLDQVLGGQWLGRSHGISWIAGANGEDGLLLEQGESDGKGGYLRVEDIENRKGDVESKASKVLMEKGYVVVDGSVVVPYRTWPSADLNKVLLLSNFEKNWRHSYTGKYWILDVESQTAQPLDPGNPESRVQLAIWSPTSDAVVFVRDNNMYMRKLSSETVISITKDGGKDLFYGVPDWVYEEEVFSGNSVTWWSNDGKFVAYLRTDESKVPEYPVQYFLSRPSGKKPLPGLERYPDVSDIKYPKAGAPNPVVDLQFYDVEKDETFSVEIPEDFPGDDRIIMEVLWASGGNVLIRTTNRESDILKVFLINTETRTGKLVRLDNVAELDGGWVEPSQSTRFIPADPNNGRPTDGYIETVVHEGYDHLAYFAPLDNSEPLMLTSGEWEVVDAPSAVDLKKGLVYFVAAKEAPTQRHVYSVKLDGTDLQPITDISRPGYFDISFSDGTGYALVSYKGPSVPWQAIMNTKGEKATYQETIEENKELARLVQQYALPTEVYSNVTIDGFTLQTVERRPPHFNPAKQYPILFHLYGGPGSQTVDRKFNVDFQSYVASNLGYIVVTVDGRGTGFIGRKARCIVRGNLGYYEAHDQIETAKIWAAKPYVDASRLAIWGWSYGGFMTLKTIEQDAGQTFQYGMAVAPVTDWRFYDSIYTERYMHTPDHNPNGYDNSSINDMSALQENVRFTVMHGVSDDNVHLQNTLVLLDKLDVAGVENYDVHFFPDSDHSIYFHNAHKMVYDRLSNWLVNAFNGEWHTVAHPVPEESIWERAKRSVSVFAY, encoded by the exons ATGGGCAAACCCAGTGCCGAAGGGGACCACAGCTTCCTCTCATCCTCCCACCGCCGCTCAACATCCATCACCTCCGATACCTCCGACTCAGACCTATCCATCGACACGCCAACAAGCCACAAGATCCACCCAACACCCCAAGACCCAACCCCAATGATCGAAGGAGAACCCTACCGCGACCTCGAAGATGGCGAGTCCCAAGCTGATGACCCCTTCCTGGGCACACGGAAGAAGAGCACTTCGAGCAGCCGTACTCGTCGTGTTGTTTGGATTCTCGGGCTTCTGTGCGTGGGCGGCTGGGTTCTAGCGTTCGTGTTGTTTATGGTGCAGCGGGGACCGAATTATCAGGCTGCTATGGAGGCGCTTGAGACGCCGGACTCGAAGTCTGCGACGGGTTTTACGGATTCTGGGAAGCCGATTACGTTGGATCAAGTGCTTGGTGGGCAGTGGTTGGGGCGGTCGCATGGGATTTCGTGGATTGCGGGGGCGAATGGGGAGGATGGCTTGTTGCTTGAGCAGGGGGAGAGCGATGGGAAGGGTGGGTATCTTCGGGtcgaggatattgagaaTCGGAAGGGTGATGTCGAGAGTAAGGCGAGTAAAGTGTTGATGGAGAAGGGGTATGTGGTTGTTGATGGGAGTGTCGTCGTGCCGTATCGGACCTGGCCGAGTGCGGATCTGAACAAGGTCTTGCTGTTATCGAATTTTGAAAAGAATTGGAGGCATTCGTATACCGGCAAGTACTGGATTCTGGACGTGGAGAGCCAGACGGCGCAGCCTTTGGATCCGGGTAATCCTGAGTCGCGGGTACAGCTTGCCATTTGGTCGCCTACATCAGATGCTGTTGTTTTCGTCAGGGATAATAACATGTACATGCGGAAGCTGTCGTCCGAGACGGTCATTTCGATTACGAAGGATGGTGGTAAAGATCTGTTCTATGGTGTTCCCGACTGGGTGTACGAAGAAGAGGTCTTTTCGGGCAACAGTGTGACATGGTGGTCGAACGACGGAAAGTTCGTCGCGTACCTTCGCACCGACGAGTCGAAGGTACCAGAGTACCCGGTTCAATACTTCCTGTCCAGACCATCTGGAAAGAAACCTCTACCCGGCCTTGAGAGATATCCCGACGTTAGCGACATCAAGTATCCCAAGGCTGGTGCTCCGAACCCAGTGGTCGACTTACAGTTCTACGATGTTGAAAAGGACGAAACATTTTCCGTTGAAATACCCGAGGACTTCCCTGGTGATGATCGCATTATCATGGAGGTGCTGTGGGCGTCTGGAGGAAATGTTCTGATTCGTACAACCAACCGCGAGAGCGATATTCTCAAAGTATTCCTGATCAACACGGAGACTAGAACCGGCAAGCTTGTGAGGCTTGATAATGTTGCGGAGCTAGACGGCGGATGGGTTGAGCCTTCGCAGTCGACCAGATTCATTCCAGCTGATCCAAACAATGGACGGCCAACAGACGGGTATATCGAAACTGTGGTCCATGAAGGATATGATCACCTGGCCTATTTCGCTCCTCTGGACAACTCCGAACCGTTGATGCTCACGAGTGGTGAATGGGAAGTCGTGGATGCACCATCCGCCGTCGATTTGAAGAAGGGCCTGGTGTATTTCGTCGCGGCGAAGGAAGCACCAACACAGCGTCATGTATACAGCGTCAAGCTTGACGGAACAGACCTTCAACCTATCACAGACATCTCGAGACCGGGCTACTTCGACATCTCCTTCTCGGACGGCACAGGCTACGCCCTGGTCAGCTACAAGGGTCCCTCCGTCCCATGGCAAGCCATAATGAACACGAAAGGCGAAAAAGCCACATATCAGGAAACAATcgaagaaaacaaagaacTTGCCCGCCTGGTTCAGCAATACGCCCTCCCTACTGAAGTCTACTCAAATGTCACTATTGACGGCTTCACCCTCCAAACCGTTGAGCGCCGTCCTCCACACTTTAACCCAGCCAAGCAATACCCCATCCTGTTCCATCTGTACGGCGGACCCGGCTCGCAAACCGTGGACCGGAAATTCAATGTCGATTTCCAATCCTACGTTGCTTCAAACCTGGGCTACATTGTCGTCACCGTTGACGGACGCGGAACCGGATTCATTGGTCGCAAGGCTCGCTGTATCGTGCGCGGAAATCTGGGATACTACGAAGCGCACGATCAGATCGAGACGGCGAAGATCTGGGCTGCCAAGCCGTATGTTGATGCGAGCCGTCTTGCGATCTGGGGCTGGAGCTACGGTGGGTTCATGACTCTGAAGACTATCGAGCAGGATGCCGGCCAGACGTTCCAGTATGGAATGGCTGTTGCGCCGGTTACGGATTGGAGGTTTTATG ACTCCATCTACACAGAACGCTACATGCACACCCCCGACCACAACCCCAACGGCTACGACAACTCCTCGATAAACGACATGTCCGCACTCCAAGAAAACGTCCGCTTCACAGTCATGCACGGCGTCTCAGATGACAACGTTCATCTACAAAATACCTTGGTCCTACTCGACAAGCTAGACGTCGCTGGTGTCGAGAACTACGATGTCCACTTTTTCCCGGACTCGGATCATAGTATCTACTTCCATAATGCGCATAAGATGGTTTATGATC GACTGTCGAATTGGCTCGTGAACGCTTTCAACGGCGAGTGGCATACAGTTGCGCATCCTGTTCCTGAAGAGTCGATTTGGGAGCGGGCGAAGCGGTCTGTTTCGGTTTTTGCGTATTGA